The Zingiber officinale cultivar Zhangliang unplaced genomic scaffold, Zo_v1.1 ctg224, whole genome shotgun sequence genome segment CTATTGTAGGCCTCACTTGACATTGACCGCACTCTAAGATTCCATGTTTGACATTTCATTTGTTAGCTAGCGCGTGGTAACCAACTCCCTGATCTCCAACCTGAAGGGCAAAAGGGTCCTTTTATCTTTACCTTTTACGTGCTAtgtttttgtcaaaaaaaaaaaaaaaaatagtttttgtaAACTATGAAATTACATTGGCAGTTTACTATGTCATCCTTTGAAGggtattttgataattttataacTTTTGGGGTATTACATAGAAAGTAAAATTCCATCTTcgattaactttaatttaatttatttatttttgtaaaatgtcACTTCACCCCTGGACGTTTCCTTTTGTCTAAACTGCACCTCTTACTTTTCAAGATCTCCAAAATGGCCATACAATTtggactttaaaaaaaaaaaaattacgctCCAATCTCTAAGCTTGTTGCTTTTTTTAATGATTCTTTTTTTGGCGACGCCGCTGTAACTTGCACCACCAAACcatttccttcctcttcctcctgtTAGCTTCCGAATTTTGCCCTCCAATCTTCGATCGCCTTCTCCAACAAGGAGCTTTGATTCCTCAGCCTTCTTCGTCCTTGTTTTCCGCGCTTCAACAATCAACCCTGCTCAAATCCGTCGCTTTCGGCCTCGGTTTCATCGAAATCGTCGCCGCTGGTGGGGGCTGCACCAGCTCGCTGAAAAGGGGCGCAGTCTTGCCCCTTCTGCGTGTCCGAACCGATCTCGCTCCGTTACGGAATAAGGTGGCGCCTTGATTCTTGcttctccttctctttttctGCAATGTGTTCCCGGATGCGCTGATTTGGGAAAcaaaaaattgaattttattttgagtaatttttaggCAAAAATCATATAACGCCATTTGTGATGATCACAATCTGCTGAGAATCTGGTCCTTATTTCTGATAAATCTTATATGCAATCGCAATTAGGTTCCATAATGAAGCCATTGAAATTCTTATACATCCTAAGGACGGTCTGTCTAATATGCTAAAGGTGCTACTGCCCTTGATCAAAATGTTAGGGTTTAATTTCTGAGTTCTGTGCTTTTTTTCCTCTTTTTGGGCACTTTGATTCTTCGAAACTCCGCTGGGGTTATTATGTTCTAGTTCCAGTTCTTCCTCGGAGCAATTGATAGATAATATAACTGACAAGATTTTCCTCTATTTTAATTGTATTCGATATCACATATCAGAATGGCTTCTTCAGTAGCATGCCTTCATGCTGCCAGTTCCATCCAAGCACAGGGTTTCAAGGGTTCGTCAACAGGCTCGCCAAATAAAATTGGTGCTTTCCCACTGCGAATGGTTCTTAAGGGATTCAGCCTCGACGTGCCTCTCCCTGAAAGAAAGGGCAACTGCCCTCGGAGCTTGAATTTGCATGTGGTTCGATCATCGAGCTCGCAATCCTCCATTGCTGATCCAATTGAACTACCATCAAACAGCAATTCTACTGATTCCCAGAAAAAATCAAGttaagacttttttttttttttttgtaagaacTTACTTATCTTTCTGCTTTATAGAGATTGTAACTATAGTGATTGAAGAGATATCTCATTGATCTAATTCTCGAGGGCTGAGTTTTTTAGTTGTGAAAGGGTTCCTTCATCGAATGAAAACTATTCTTTTGCTTGCTTCACAGCTGAAGCTTCACTAATTCTGATCAGACATGGAGAGTCTTTGTGGAATGAGAAAAACCTCTTTACTGGTTGTGTTGATGTGCCATTGACTAAAAAGGGAGTGGAGGAGGCAATTGAAGCCGGTAAAAGAATAAGGAACATACCTATTGACATGATCTATACATCATCCCTGATACGTGCCCAAATGACTGCTATGCTTGTGATGTCCGAACACCGCCGTAGAAAGGTTTCTGATTCTCCTGTTTCTTCAACAAGTTACTTACAAAATCAACTTTTTTAATCAAAAGAATCTTCTCACTTTTGACTTAGGTGCCAATCATCATACACAAAGAGACTGAAGAGGCCCAGAGATGGAGTCAGATATATAGCGAAGAGACCAAAATGCAGTCCATCCCTGTCATTACAGCTTGGCAACTGAATGAAAGAATGTAATGGCCAATTCTTAACCATTATCTTAGATATGTTCATTTTCTGCATAATAACTTCATCTTTTTCCCATTGTTCATTAGGTACGGTGAGTTACAAGGTCTCAATAAGCAAGAAACAGCCGAGCTATTTGGAAAAGAGAAGGTTCATGAATGGCGTCGTAGCTATGATGTTCCTCCCCCAAATGGTGAGAGTTTGGAGATGTGTGCAGAAAGATCTGTGACTTATTTCAGAGATCAAGTAAGGCAATTTAAATGAATTGGTTGTTTAACATAATTTTCTCTCCTTATTGTCAATTTCTTATCAGTCCTTTAAATGTTTTATTCTTGATTCTATA includes the following:
- the LOC122036922 gene encoding 2,3-bisphosphoglycerate-dependent phosphoglycerate mutase 1-like, translated to MASSVACLHAASSIQAQGFKGSSTGSPNKIGAFPLRMVLKGFSLDVPLPERKGNCPRSLNLHVVRSSSSQSSIADPIELPSNSNSTDSQKKSTEASLILIRHGESLWNEKNLFTGCVDVPLTKKGVEEAIEAGKRIRNIPIDMIYTSSLIRAQMTAMLVMSEHRRRKVPIIIHKETEEAQRWSQIYSEETKMQSIPVITAWQLNERMYGELQGLNKQETAELFGKEKVHEWRRSYDVPPPNGESLEMCAERSVTYFRDQIVPQLLAGKNVMIAAHGNSLRSIIMYLDKLTSQEVIKLELSTGIPMLYILKNGKFIRRGSPIAPSEAGVYAYSRSLALYRQKLDKLEEMFE